ACAGGAGCTCAGTCCCGTCCCTTTTTCATCGGGCCGGGCCCGTTGTTGTCACCTCGGCCCGGCCCGCCTCCTTCAATTATAGCCGAGATATGTCGATACACAGAAAGATGATATCAGCGGATCAAACTCCCGTTATCGAGGCACTTGAGGCTCGTCTGGAAGAGCAAAAAGCCCAGCTTCGGGACCTGGCCACTATGGGCGCGGTGGTCACGTCAATTCTGGAAATCGATGCGGTGCTATCCGTTACGATGGATATGGGCATCCGCCTGGTTAATGGCGAAGTCGGTCTGATCCTCCTTGAGGAGGGGGGCGAACTCAAGAACAAAGTATGCTGGGGCGTCAGCGAGTCGTTTGTGAAATCGCTCCTGTACGAGGATGGACTTGACATTGCCAGTTACTGCTTCGCCCGAAAGGAATCCGTAGTCTTATCCGACCTCGGGTTGAAATCGGAAAGCGGCATGGTGCTTCAGTCGGTCATGGCCTGTCCAATTCAGACTCAGGAGAAGTGCCTGGGTGTCATGACCGTTATCAACAAATTCGGCGGCGGGGATTTCACTGAGTCTGACCAGGAGTCTTTGTCCATGCTGCTGAACTTCGTGGCGGTTTCTGTTGAAAACTCCCATCTGGTTAAAGACAAGCTGAAACAGCAGAAGATTGCCCAGGAGATGGCGATCGCCAAACAGGTGCAGGAAACAATTCTGGCCGACGATGTGGGCCAGATCAGCGGCGCCGAGATCGGCGCGGTATATTTTCCGGCCGGAGAAGTGGGCGGCGACTTCTATGATGTGCTCAAACTGAGCGACAGTGCGTTCATGGTGGTGCTGGGGGATGTCTCGAACAAGGGCATACCGGCGGCGCTGGTCATGTCGGCCTGTTCCGGTGTAATCAAGTCGATACTCGACGGTAACCCCGGAATCACGGTCTCAGAGCTCGCCCGCCGCGTTAACAGGCTGATGGCGGGGTCGATTATCAAGGAACGTGAAATGTTCGTGACCATGTTTTTCGCCCGGTTCGACCTGGAGCGGATGACCCTAACGTACTGTAATGCCGGACACCTCCCGGGCCTGTTCTGGGACGAGTCCTCGCAGGCCATAGTCAGTCTGGCCGACGGCGGGTCGATCGTGGGACAGTTCGCCGAGGCCGAGTACCGTCAGGGCGAGCGACCGTTGCGCTCGGGAGACCGGCTGTTTCTGTTTACTGACGGCCTTACCGAAGCGGCTGATTTCGATAATAAGCTGTTCGGCCGCGAGCGAGCCGAACAGGTATTCACCAGTGAAATCGAGCTGCCTCCGAACGAGTTCTGCCACCGGGTAAAGGAATGGGTGGATCGGTTCTCCGAAGGCGCCGCCGAGGACAGCCATGACGACTTTACGATACTTCAGGTCCTGGTGAAATAAACATGCCGAGCTATACTTTTGCATACCCGTCGACTCGCGAAGCCAACGACCGGATGTTGGACGACCTCCGACGCAAACTCGGCGAAGACCGGGTCGATCCGGATCTTATCAACGGGATAAGTCTCACGGTGTCAGAGGCTTTCACCAACGCCGTCATGCACGGAAACCGCGAGGACCGAACCAAGAAGGTTACTTTGCTTCTTCAAGTAAACGAGTGCGAAATAATTGCCGATATAATCGATGAAGGAAGTGGCGGACTGGAGCGGATCAATTCCCGAAGACCGCCGGCCGTCTATGACGAGGGCGGGCGGGGGATCGATCTGATCCGATACTACGCCGACGGTTGTCGATTTAGTGAAACGGCCGACGGTGGTTTGCGGGTAACCGTCCACTTCCACAGAGCGCGAAAAGACGAATATACGGTTTAGCGTAGTATCCCTGGAGGATGTAATGGAAATCCAATTGCGCGAAGAGCACCACCTGGCGGTACTCTCCCTCAAAGGCCGACTCGACCTGGCCAGTGGAGCAACTCTGAAAGAGCACCTCAAGCGTCTCACGGCCAGGAATATTGTGCA
This region of Candidatus Zixiibacteriota bacterium genomic DNA includes:
- a CDS encoding GAF domain-containing SpoIIE family protein phosphatase, translated to MSIHRKMISADQTPVIEALEARLEEQKAQLRDLATMGAVVTSILEIDAVLSVTMDMGIRLVNGEVGLILLEEGGELKNKVCWGVSESFVKSLLYEDGLDIASYCFARKESVVLSDLGLKSESGMVLQSVMACPIQTQEKCLGVMTVINKFGGGDFTESDQESLSMLLNFVAVSVENSHLVKDKLKQQKIAQEMAIAKQVQETILADDVGQISGAEIGAVYFPAGEVGGDFYDVLKLSDSAFMVVLGDVSNKGIPAALVMSACSGVIKSILDGNPGITVSELARRVNRLMAGSIIKEREMFVTMFFARFDLERMTLTYCNAGHLPGLFWDESSQAIVSLADGGSIVGQFAEAEYRQGERPLRSGDRLFLFTDGLTEAADFDNKLFGRERAEQVFTSEIELPPNEFCHRVKEWVDRFSEGAAEDSHDDFTILQVLVK
- a CDS encoding ATP-binding protein, which translates into the protein MPSYTFAYPSTREANDRMLDDLRRKLGEDRVDPDLINGISLTVSEAFTNAVMHGNREDRTKKVTLLLQVNECEIIADIIDEGSGGLERINSRRPPAVYDEGGRGIDLIRYYADGCRFSETADGGLRVTVHFHRARKDEYTV